In Hyperolius riggenbachi isolate aHypRig1 chromosome 1, aHypRig1.pri, whole genome shotgun sequence, the genomic window AGGACAGTGAAACGGCTGCTACCCGCGAGTGGAACCAGACCGGCTAGCTTCCCAGCCAGTGAAACGCTGCTACCCAGTGAGTGGAAAATAAGATACTGACTACAGAGACAGCTATACTACCACGCAGCTACGTGCATATCAGTACGCAGCAGTCTCTACACAGTCAAGATCCTTAACAGCAGCATCATGTCAGAAAGCCAAACTTCTTCTTACAAGACAAGGTCTAAAGTCAGTCGCTCTACAAGATCCTCATCAGTCAGCAATGCGGCCGCCATTGCTCGCGCAGAAGCTGAAGCTGCAAAAGCACGTGCTGCCTTCGCAGAGCAAGAGATGCAGCTAAAGCTGCAACAAGCGACACTTGaaactgaaagggcaaaacagcaagcagcactaGAGAAGCTCTCAGCACAGAGGGAAGCTGCTGCAGCTATTGCCAAAGCAGAAGCCTTAGAAGCACTCATCTACCCAGACGACGAAAGACacagcaggccagccagccttGATCTCGCCCATCAGGATCCCCTGCAGCGCACTTCAGATTATGTCCATCGACATTCCAGAATGATCGACTCTTTCCTGTCAATGGAAGATGCTCAACGGGACCTCATCGACAGATCTCATCAAACTCAATTCACAGCCCAGACAGAAAACCAGAATAAGCCTCCAGCCAGCAAGCCAGAAGTCAATATAGAAAATGAACTGATTTCAGAGCACCTGCCACCACGTCCGGAACTTCAACCGGCACATAACGTTCCAGGAACTTCTCCTTACACGCCAAATAGGTATGAGACATTTCGACCAAAACGAGAGACTACTGACAGGTATGATTACACACCACTTTCTCACTATGGCAACACACCACCATCTTTCCCTGCTCCTGCTCAAACCAGCATGGACATTGTTAAGTTCCTCACACGGCGTGAGCTGGTTGCCAAGGGACTTGTGAAGTTTGATGATCACCCTGAGAGTTATAGGGCCTGGCGGTCCTCCTTTAAGAACACAATTAAAGATGTTGAACTGTCCCCTAGTGAGGAGATGGACCTCTTAGCTAAGTGGCTAGGGACTGCATCTGCTGAGCATGTAAAAAGAATCAGGTCCATTAACATAAGAAACCCAGCAGCTGGACTAAAAATGGTTTGGGACAGACTTGATGAATGTTATGGTTCAGTGGAGGCTATAGAAAActctttgtttaaaaggatagaAGATTTCCCTAAAATAGCTTCCAAAGGCTTGCAGAAACTCAGGGAACTTAGTGACTTGTTAATGGAACTTCAGGTAGCCAAATCTGAAGGTGATCTGTCAGGCCTTGCATATTTTGACACTGCCAGAGGTGTTAACCTCATAGTACAAAAGTTAACCCCTGGCTTACAAAATGAGTGGGTTAAATGTGGTTCTAACTATAAGAAAAAATACCATGTTTCATTTCCTCCATTTTCTGTGTTTGTAGACTTTATACATGATCAGGCTAAGATAAGAAATGATCCTAGTTTTGATTTTGCACTAACATGTACTTCTGTTCCAGGTCTTCCTTCACACAAAGCTTCAGTGGCAGTTCACAAGACTGAACTGTCTTCCCCAGACTCTCCCCACAGGTTTGCTGGCTCCTCCCAGGCAGCAAACAAAGTTAGAGACCCTGGTAAGCAGTGTCCTATACACAGAAGGCcacattctctgctgaaatgtaggGGGTTTAGAGAGAAACCCATTGAGGAACGTAAAGCCTTTCTTAGAGAGAATAGCATCTGTtacaagtgctgctcatccacCACTCACTTTGCCAAGAACTGCAAGTTTAGTGAAAATTGTAAAGAATGTgatagcacagatcacaacacagCACTACATCCTGGACCAGCTCCATGGACTTTACAACATACTCACAGCACAACCGAGCAtggcggggaggagggtgacactcctACAGTTACATTAGAGGTCACTCCACAGTGCACAGAGGTCTGCAAAGGAGCCACAGGTGGAAGATCCTGCTCCAAAATGTGTCTAGTCCGAGTCTACCCAGCAGAACAAAGGgagaaagcagtaaaaatgtatgCCATCCTAGACGATCAAAGCAATGGGTCTCTAGCCCACCCAACCTTCTTTGATATGTTCAATGTTAAAGGCCCCAGCTCTCCATACTCACTAAGGACTTGTGCAGGAATTGTGGAGACGGCGGGGAGAAGAGCATCTGGCTTCCAGATCGAAGCTATAGATGGAAGCATCTGCTTGCCCTTACCAACTCTAATAGAGTGCAACCAGATTCCTGATCATAGATCTGAAATTCCTACTCCAGATGTCGCATTACATCATGCACACTTGAAGCGTATAGCCCACCTGATCCCAGAACTTGATCCACAGGCTAAGATAATCTTGCTACTCGGGAGGGATATCCTACGAATCCATAAAGTGAGAAAACAAATAGATGGTTCCCATGATGCTCCTTATGCTCAGAAGCTAGACCTAGGATGGGTCATAATAGGTGAGGTCTGCCTAGGGCGTGTGCACAAGCCAGATACAGTTCATAGTATGTTCACAAGCACACTAGCAAGTGGGCGCCCCTCACTTTTCCAACCATGTGTCAACAACTTTCTCATAAAGGAGCTACCATGTGCCTCCCATCTACCTTGTCCCTTCACAGATGTCTCTAGTGACAATGATGCCTGTGACAGTGACCAAGACCACTTAGGATGCAGAGTCTTCCAGAGGTCAAAAGATGATAATCGGGTAGCATTATCTATTGAAGACAAGCAGTTCTTGGAAATAATGGAACGAGACTTTGTGAAGGACAGCACTAACAGTTGGGTTGCACCCCTTCCTTTCAGAACTCAGAGAAGACGCCTACCTAACAACAAAGTACAAGTGCTTAAACGTTTCTCTTCTCTCAGACGTAACTTCCAAAGAAAGCCAGAAATGAGAGAACACTTCTTTTCTTTCATGCAGAAAATATTTGagaacaatcatgcagagattGCCCCACCCCTTAAAGGTCCTGAAGAATGCTGGTACCTGCCAATTTTTGGAGTATATCATCCAAAGAAGCCAGGTCAGATCAGAGTAGTGTTTGACTCTAGCGCCAAATTTGAAGGCATCTCCCTAAACGATGTGCTGCTGACAGGCCCTGACCTGAATAACAAGCTACTGGGGGTACTTCTCCGTTTCCGCAAGGACACTGTCGCTCTGATTGCCGACATCCAACAGATGTTTCATTGCTTCCTTGTTAAGGAGAAGGATAGAAACTTCCTCAGATTCCTCTGGTTTAAAGACAATGATCCTTCAAAGGACATCATAGAGTATCGCATGAGAGTGCACATCTTTGGGAACAGCCCCTCACCTGCAGTTGCTATATATGGACTCAGACGTTCTGCtcaagaaggagagagagaatatGGGTTGGACACAAGACAGTTTGTAGAAAGAGACTTCTATGTAGATGACTGTTTGAAATCATTACCTTCTAATGACTCTGCAATCAGTCTCCTCAAAAGAGCCCAAGACATGCTTGCCTGCTCCAACTTGAGACTTCACAAGATTGCTTCAAACAGCAAAGAAGTTATGGAAGCCTTCCCTTCTGAAGATCATTCTAATGACCTAAGGGACTTGGATCTGGGGTCAGAAACTTTACCAGTCCAACGTAGCCTTGGACTTCTCTGGGACTTAAAATCTGACACCTTCACCTTTCAAGTTAGCAAGGAAGAAAAACCTTTTACTCGCAGAGGTGTCCTATCTGCAATCAACAGCCTATATGACCCTTTGGGATTtgcggctcctgtcactatccagGGTAAGGCCTTGCTCAGAGATTTAACCCGTGAAACTACTGACTGGGATGTTCCATTGCCTCCTGACAAGAAGAATCTGTGGGTGGAATGGAGAAACTCTCTAGCAGCTCTGTCTAGCCTTAAAGTTGCACGCACATATGCTCCTGTGCCATCTACAGATGTCCAAGATCATACactttgtgtattttctgatgcTTCAGTTAAAGCCATATCTGCTGTCGCTTATCTTAGAACCATAGACATTAAAGGACAATGCCACATTGGCTTTGTTATGGGCAAAGCAAAACTTGCACCACAGCCTGAGCACACGATACCCAGACTTGAACTTTGTGCAGCAGTCCTAGCTGTTGAAATGGCTGAGCTAATCACATCTGAGATTGACATTGACCTTAAAAAGGCTGAATTCTACACAGACAGCAAAGTAGTCTTAGGCTACATCAACAACGAGTCCAGACGATTCTATGTTTATGTCAACAACAGGGTGCTGCGGATTAGGAAATCCACCAGTCCAGAACAGTGGCATTATGTGTCCACTGACAACAATCCTGCGGACCACGCTACAAGAGCTGTTGCAGCAAGTcatctcaaaaatacaacttggttCACAGGTCCTGCATTCTTGTGTAATTCCACTCCAGCAGTTCACCAGAACAACATGTTTGAACTAGTGGATGAAGACTCAGACACTGAGATCCGTCCACAAGTGTCTGCACTTCACACAGTGACACTCTTCAAGTCCTTTGAATCTCATCGCTTCAAGAGATTCTCTACCTGGAAATCACTTGTTAGAGCCATTACCTGTCTAGCTCACATAGCCCGATCTTTTCAAAGAACCAATTCGAATGATGCTAAGAAGTGTAAAGGTTGGCACCACTGTCAAGAGGTATACACCATAGCAGAACTCCAACACTCCAAGAACTTCATCATTCGCACTGTACAGCAGGAAATCTACACCAAAGAGATTGCCTGTATCACTAACAGCAAGTCTATCCCTAAAGACAGCTCTTTAAAGAAACTTGACCCATTCCTTGACAAATACGGTCTCCTGAGAGTAGGAGGTCGTCTTAAGCAAGCAAGTCTAGAGCCTGATGAAAGGAATCCTCTGATAATTCCCGGTCATCATCATGTTACAAGATTGATTGTACAACACTACCACATCCAAGTCAAGCACCAAGGAAGACTGTTTACAGAAGGAGCTTTACATACTGCTGGATTGTGGATAGTTGGGGCAAAGAGATGTGTGAGTAGCATCATCTTCAGTTGCATCACATGCCGTAAACTTCGTGGTATGCTACAAACACAGAAGATGGCTAATCTGCCTGCTGATAGACTCAGTATGGATCCTCCTTTCACCAATGTTGGACTTGACGTATTTGGGCCTTGGTCCGTCACAGCACGTCAAACTAGAGGCGGTCAAGCAAACAGTAAACGCTGGGCAGTCATATTCACCTGTATGACCATCAGAGCTGTTCACATTGAAGTCATTGAATCTATGGATACTTCAAGCTTTATCAACGCCCTTAGACGTTTTATTGCAATCAGAGGTCCTGTGAAGCACATTCGATCTGACAGAGGCACCAATTTCATTGGAGCTGCTAAAGAACTACAGATCTCTTCCAATATTGATGCCAAGGCTGTGGAAAGATACCTGAGTGATCAGGACTGCACTTGGACTTTCAACCCACCTCACTCCTCTCACATGGGTGGAGCTTGGGAAAGGATGATCGGCATAGCCCGAAGAATCTTGGATTCCATCTTTCTACAAGCAGGAACTGCAAGACTCACTCACGAGAGCCTGGTAACCTTCATGGCTGAAGTCACAGCTATCATCAATGCTAGACCTCTGACTCCAGTTCTTAGTGATCCAGAAGAACCATTTCTTCTCACTCCTGCAACCCTCCTTACCCAAAAGACTGGGAAAGTGAGTCCTCCTCCTGGTGAGTTCAGCACTAAAGACATGTACAAACGTCAATGGAAACAAGTGCAGTGCCTTGCTGACACATTCTGGGACAGATGGAAGAAACAATACATCTCTACTTTGCAACCACGGAACAAGTGGCAGACTGCAAGGCCCAACCTGAAACCCGGAGATGTTGTACTTCTAAAGGACTGCCAATTGCAGAGAAATGAGTGGCCTCTAGGACTTGTCACCAAGACGTTTCCAAGTGAGGACGGAAATGTCCGCAAAGTAGAAGTAAAGGTCTGCAGACAGCAAGAGACCAAGTTGTTTCTCAGACCAGTGTGTGAACTCATTCTCCTATTATCCCCTACTGAATGATGGTGGTATCTGTTGATACCAGACGGGGAGTGTCATGTCTTGCAGACATCTTTCATTAAAATGGGTGCTAATCCATACAGGATTTATCCTGTGTTAGAATGAGGTAGGACAGCGCCACCTATTGACCACTGCATTACATTGTTCTCAGTTAAGTTCAGCCTTtctgttactcctcctcctctgtgacctCATGCACCAGACAAGAAGGGAGTAGCCTTCTagaagctgccattttcacaTGCTCTCTGCTGAGGAATCTTCTCCGTGCTTCCACTAAAGGCTGCATAGCCGGTAAGGCATTCTTTCTTACTGTTTTCTATGAATCTGCATGACTAGTACTAGCTGTAGACATGTATTGTGTGTTATTTCTGTGTAGGCAGCTAGTTAGTAGTTCAACTGTATAGTGAGGCCTAGTCAGCTATCCATGCAGCCATGTTGCTGTGTGCACTAGTCTATCTACTGTATGCTGATATGTGATATGTTTATATGCAGTTCATGTACTTATTGCATcatttctgttatttgttcacagtttcacaccaacttacttcagctcattaaagctacagatcattacctggtctcaatttattgagtagtaggagggtgtttatctgcctgctaagctccatacacgccccaggggtacacgtggtagtgaggacaggacagtgcagctccctgtcacacacacaggtgtcactgaatgtgctgctgaatgctggtgggctgcgggcagtggtacacacacattatgaattagcaatgctgtctaagcaacacaagtgtctcacacacacaggtagtagtcactgaatgtgctgctgctgctgctggcagtgggacacacagtatgaattagcaatgctgtctaaaaaacacaagtgtctcacacacacaggtagtcactaaatgtgctgctgctgctgctggcagtgccagtgggacacacagtatgaattagcaatgctgtctaaaaaacacaagtgtcacacacacacaggtagtcactaaatgtgctgctgctgctggcagtgccagtgggacacacagtatgaattagcaatgctgtctaaaaaacacaagtgtctcacacacacagctagtagtcactaaatgtggtgctgctgctgctggcagtgccagtgggacacacagtatgaattagcaatgctgtctaaacaacacaagtgtcagtttcaaacacagaaaaaaaattgatcacagcaggatgagctctgaaaagagcttttctggggcgctattatagcgataagattcagctaagcaagctatggcatttggtgccatttaattcctaagtgccatttattacaaagtgctttgcaacaacttaccaagaatttaccaagaattcacccaggaattcaaacaggaatcaacagccaaaggactctgctggaaactactactctgtatccacaactgcc contains:
- the LOC137520326 gene encoding uncharacterized protein, whose protein sequence is MIDSFLSMEDAQRDLIDRSHQTQFTAQTENQNKPPASKPEVNIENELISEHLPPRPELQPAHNVPGTSPYTPNRYETFRPKRETTDRYDYTPLSHYGNTPPSFPAPAQTSMDIVKFLTRRELVAKGLVKFDDHPESYRAWRSSFKNTIKDVELSPSEEMDLLAKWLGTASAEHVKRIRSINIRNPAAGLKMVWDRLDECYGSVEAIENSLFKRIEDFPKIASKGLQKLRELSDLLMELQVAKSEGDLSGLAYFDTARGVNLIVQKLTPGLQNEWVKCGSNYKKKYHVSFPPFSVFVDFIHDQAKIRNDPSFDFALTCTSVPGLPSHKASVAVHKTELSSPDSPHRFAGSSQAANKVRDPGKQCPIHRRPHSLLKCRGFREKPIEERKAFLRENSICYKCCSSTTHFAKNCKFSENCKECDSTDHNTALHPGPAPWTLQHTHSTTEHGGEEGDTPTVTLEVTPQCTEVCKGATGGRSCSKMCLVRVYPAEQREKAVKMYAILDDQSNGSLAHPTFFDMFNVKGPSSPYSLRTCAGIVETAGRRASGFQIEAIDGSICLPLPTLIECNQIPDHRSEIPTPDVALHHAHLKRIAHLIPELDPQAKIILLLGRDILRIHKVRKQIDGSHDAPYAQKLDLGWVIIGEVCLGRVHKPDTVHSMFTSTLASGRPSLFQPCVNNFLIKELPCASHLPCPFTDVSSDNDACDSDQDHLGCRVFQRSKDDNRVALSIEDKQFLEIMERDFVKDSTNSWVAPLPFRTQRRRLPNNKVQVLKRFSSLRRNFQRKPEMREHFFSFMQKIFENNHAEIAPPLKGPEECWYLPIFGVYHPKKPGQIRVVFDSSAKFEGISLNDVLLTGPDLNNKLLGVLLRFRKDTVALIADIQQMFHCFLVKEKDRNFLRFLWFKDNDPSKDIIEYRMRVHIFGNSPSPAVAIYGLRRSAQEGEREYGLDTRQFVERDFYVDDCLKSLPSNDSAISLLKRAQDMLACSNLRLHKIASNSKEVMEAFPSEDHSNDLRDLDLGSETLPVQRSLGLLWDLKSDTFTFQVSKEEKPFTRRGVLSAINSLYDPLGFAAPVTIQGKALLRDLTRETTDWDVPLPPDKKNLWVEWRNSLAALSSLKVARTYAPVPSTDVQDHTLCVFSDASVKAISAVAYLRTIDIKGQCHIGFVMGKAKLAPQPEHTIPRLELCAAVLAVEMAELITSEIDIDLKKAEFYTDSKVVLGYINNESRRFYVYVNNRVLRIRKSTSPEQWHYVSTDNNPADHATRAVAASHLKNTTWFTGPAFLCNSTPAVHQNNMFELVDEDSDTEIRPQVSALHTVTLFKSFESHRFKRFSTWKSLVRAITCLAHIARSFQRTNSNDAKKCKGWHHCQEVYTIAELQHSKNFIIRTVQQEIYTKEIACITNSKSIPKDSSLKKLDPFLDKYGLLRVGGRLKQASLEPDERNPLIIPGHHHVTRLIVQHYHIQVKHQGRLFTEGALHTAGLWIVGAKRCVSSIIFSCITCRKLRGMLQTQKMANLPADRLSMDPPFTNVGLDVFGPWSVTARQTRGGQANSKRWAVIFTCMTIRAVHIEVIESMDTSSFINALRRFIAIRGPVKHIRSDRGTNFIGAAKELQISSNIDAKAVERYLSDQDCTWTFNPPHSSHMGGAWERMIGIARRILDSIFLQAGTARLTHESLVTFMAEVTAIINARPLTPVLSDPEEPFLLTPATLLTQKTGKVSPPPGEFSTKDMYKRQWKQVQCLADTFWDRWKKQYISTLQPRNKWQTARPNLKPGDVVLLKDCQLQRNEWPLGLVTKTFPSEDGNVRKVEVKVCRQQETKLFLRPVCELILLLSPTE